CGCCCCAAGAACAGGTAAGCTAGTTTGGTGGCATTGGATATTGTGATAGGAATGGAACCAGTAAACAAGTTACTAGCAAGAGTTAGGACTTGGAGATTAGGAAGAGTAATTCCTAGGTCTGAGGGAAGGCTGCCTTCAATTTGGTTTTCTGAAACTTCTAAGATTTCGATAGAAGAGAGATTATACATTGAGAAAGGAATGGTACCAACCAAATTGTTCAACGCTAATTGAAGAGCTTTCAATTTTTTCCACCCACCAAGAGTATCTGGCACATTACCGCCAATCTTATTGTCAGTTGCAAAAATAAATGTAAGAGAAGATAGATTCCCACTAGTAGAAGGCAAACCTCCGACTAGATTGTTTTTCGCAATATACAGCCCCTCGAGCTTACTCAAAGAACCGAGCTCAGCAGGAATATTCCCTGTCAGCCTATTACCAGAAAATTCAAGGACAAGAAGGTTAGAGCAACTAGATAGATTTGTGGGAATTTCACCAGTAACGGTATTGTTCTCCAATGATATTTCTCGTAGTCTTCGCAAGTGGCTGAGTTCTGGGGGAATTTCACCACTCAAGCTGTTGTTGCGAAGCCATAGATTCCTGAGAAAGCTCAGGTTTCCGATGTGGGGCGAAACAGACCCCGATAGTTTCTTATGATCAATCCTCAACCCGGTGACCCTCTGGTGTCGGCGGCCACATTTTACACCAACCCATTGACAAAAGTGGGTGGATTCATTCCATGAGTTCAGAGCTCCAAAGGGATCACTGGTTATG
The sequence above is drawn from the Rhododendron vialii isolate Sample 1 chromosome 6a, ASM3025357v1 genome and encodes:
- the LOC131328588 gene encoding probable LRR receptor-like serine/threonine-protein kinase At3g47570, giving the protein MAMLKLFFLFMHVVSLLCLKSGSSFVAGFMQGVNETDRLALLAFKAAITSDPFGALNSWNESTHFCQWVGVKCGRRHQRVTGLRIDHKKLSGSVSPHIGNLSFLRNLWLRNNSLSGEIPPELSHLRRLREISLENNTVTGEIPTNLSSCSNLLVLEFSGNRLTGNIPAELGSLSKLEGLYIAKNNLVGGLPSTSGNLSSLTFIFATDNKIGGNVPDTLGGWKKLKALQLALNNLVGTIPFSMYNLSSIEILEVSENQIEGSLPSDLGITLPNLQVLTLASNLFTGSIPITISNATKLAYLFLGRNKFIGKVPSLKNLPDLKSIVDDLSFLDTLTNATRLSVVGLATNNFGGVLPE